The Malus domestica chromosome 10, GDT2T_hap1 genome contains a region encoding:
- the LOC103445681 gene encoding uncharacterized protein, translated as MALSSNTQGFILLLAAASLLAVSESRTIVVGGSEGWRFGFNYTDWALKNSPFYINDQLVFKYDPPSEGNSGYSVYQLPNLWSYITCGFSKAKLLASPTQGGGDGFKVALTQWRPYYFASGENDGKNCKDGMMKFFAIPLPRWNN; from the exons ATGGCTTTGAGTTCTAATACACAAGGGTTCATCCTCCTCCTTGCTGCAGCCTCTCTATTGGCAGTGAGTGAGAGCAGAACCATCGTCGTTGGAGGGTCTGAAGGCTGGCGTTTCGGGTTCAACTACACTGATTGGGCTCTCAAAAACAGCCCCTTTTACATAAATGACCAATTAG TGTTCAAGTATGATCCACCGAGCGAGGGAAACTCCGGCTACAGCGTATACCAACTACCGAACCTTTGGAGCTACATAACCTGCGGCTTCAGCAAAGCCAAACTGCTGGCGAGTCCGACACAGGGAGGTGGCGACGGCTTCAAGGTCGCGCTAACTCAGTGGAGGCCTTACTACTTTGCCAGTGGTGAAAACGATGGCAAGAACTGCAAGGATGGGATGATGAAGTTTTTTGCTATCCCACTGCCACGTTGGAATAATTAA